From the genome of Nodosilinea sp. FACHB-141, one region includes:
- the tsaE gene encoding tRNA (adenosine(37)-N6)-threonylcarbamoyltransferase complex ATPase subunit type 1 TsaE, with amino-acid sequence MSKLFSSIVDLPDHDSTYELGYKLGQRCPKGTILLLFGDLGAGKTTLVQGLGAGLEIAEPISSPTFTLVNEYLEGRIPLYHADLYRLEMSQVDALELEEVYCEGGEMPPGVLAIEWAERMSERPQRAITLRLEHAARGGRQAMLMVHGNVQIALLKNVIGDGLLVDEV; translated from the coding sequence ATGAGTAAGCTCTTTTCCTCTATTGTTGATTTGCCAGATCATGACTCAACTTATGAGCTTGGTTATAAATTAGGGCAACGCTGTCCTAAAGGAACGATATTGCTCCTATTTGGAGATCTAGGTGCCGGGAAGACAACATTGGTGCAAGGGCTCGGTGCAGGTCTTGAAATTGCGGAGCCGATTAGTAGTCCTACGTTTACTCTTGTTAATGAGTATTTGGAAGGGCGTATTCCTCTCTATCACGCAGACTTGTATCGTTTGGAAATGAGTCAGGTAGATGCGCTGGAACTAGAGGAAGTATATTGTGAAGGAGGTGAGATGCCTCCTGGTGTGCTAGCAATTGAGTGGGCAGAGCGTATGAGTGAACGTCCGCAGCGGGCGATAACTCTTAGACTTGAGCATGCAGCCAGGGGTGGAAGGCAAGCTATGCTAATGGTCCATGGGAATGTTCAAATAGCTTTATTAAAGAATGTGATTGGCGATGGCTTACTGGTTGATGAAGTCTGA
- a CDS encoding EVE domain-containing protein, which translates to MAYWLMKSEPDAYSIEDLRRDRTEVWDGVRNYQARNFIASMAIGDKAFFYHSNTKPPGIVGLMEVVEINVVDPTQFDRESKYYDPKSLREKPRWHTVTVGYLETFKSVISLDELRKTFSPEELWVVRQGNRLSVMPVDDMVAEKLLHKIQAA; encoded by the coding sequence ATGGCTTACTGGTTGATGAAGTCTGAACCTGATGCTTATAGTATTGAAGATCTAAGGCGCGATCGCACTGAAGTTTGGGATGGAGTGCGTAACTATCAGGCTCGTAACTTTATTGCCAGCATGGCTATAGGGGATAAAGCTTTTTTCTATCACTCAAATACTAAGCCGCCGGGAATTGTAGGCTTGATGGAAGTTGTAGAAATCAACGTAGTTGATCCTACTCAGTTTGATCGGGAAAGCAAATACTACGATCCAAAATCACTTAGGGAAAAACCACGTTGGCATACCGTGACGGTTGGCTATTTAGAAACCTTCAAATCTGTTATTTCCTTAGACGAGCTTCGGAAAACGTTTTCTCCCGAGGAGTTATGGGTGGTGCGACAAGGCAATCGTCTATCTGTAATGCCGGTTGATGATATGGTGGCTGAAAAGTTGTTACACAAAATTCAAGCTGCTTAG
- a CDS encoding biopolymer transporter ExbD, with product MHLPEDPETPVQINIVPMIDVVFAVLTFFILSSLFLSRNEGLPVVLPGAETAETQDQRQVVVSLNAAGELFVGVRAVTDEQLLEAIQTLGVLSDGGLVVIRADQSVSHGQVVAVMDQLRTLPGVQLAIATEGNQP from the coding sequence ATGCACCTCCCTGAAGACCCGGAAACGCCTGTGCAAATTAACATTGTGCCGATGATTGACGTGGTCTTTGCGGTGTTGACGTTTTTTATTCTTTCTAGTTTGTTTCTGAGCCGTAATGAGGGGCTGCCGGTGGTGCTGCCGGGGGCAGAAACAGCGGAAACTCAAGACCAACGACAGGTTGTGGTGTCTTTGAATGCGGCTGGTGAGCTATTTGTGGGCGTTCGTGCGGTAACAGATGAGCAGCTTTTAGAGGCAATTCAGACCTTGGGTGTCCTGTCTGATGGTGGCCTTGTGGTAATTCGAGCAGACCAATCAGTGAGTCATGGGCAGGTCGTGGCAGTTATGGATCAGCTACGAACTTTACCTGGAGTGCAGTTAGCGATCGCAACTGAAGGCAACCAACCCTAA
- a CDS encoding YcjF family protein produces the protein MGRWQWVLFPLGLLVGLGALLLLADSLLRLYTLLALVSPLLARATLSIVIILGLASLGVVIHRMWPFLRPRRRRYLQTPRHAEEAATVNLLAVQRQVEQIQDQVARQALQQKALNLQSDLNTRPLTIAVFGVGSAGKTALINGLLEQSVGEIGAAMGTTQVQHAYAWTIPNSSRNIQIIDTPGIAEVGIAGTEREAEARRTAAEADLVIFVLDDDLRQAEYTVLKTLMDVGKRVLVVLNKADRYVEADLEALLDRLRSRLVPPLNPDDVVAVAALPQPLPQVGGGWLQMQPNLLPLKTRLADLLRQEGETLIADNLLLQTQQLGETARQMINDQRQIQAETIIDRYQWLGAGAIAVTPLPGLDFLATAAINAQMVVELSQVYGCEVSLEEGKALALSVAKTLAGLGLVKGTVDLLAIGLQTNLATVIAGRALKGASGAYLTRIAGKSFVEYFRHNQSWGDDGMGAVVEQQFRLNQRDAVMKAFIKEAIARITPTVQG, from the coding sequence ATGGGACGGTGGCAATGGGTACTTTTTCCGCTAGGGCTACTGGTTGGCTTAGGCGCATTGCTGTTGCTAGCCGACTCATTGCTGCGCCTCTACACCTTGTTAGCACTAGTGTCGCCCCTGCTAGCTCGGGCAACGCTGAGCATAGTGATAATTCTTGGCCTAGCATCGCTAGGGGTTGTCATCCACCGAATGTGGCCTTTTTTGCGTCCTCGCCGACGTCGCTATCTTCAGACCCCTCGTCATGCTGAAGAGGCGGCAACGGTCAACCTACTTGCTGTGCAGCGCCAGGTTGAACAAATTCAAGATCAGGTAGCCCGCCAAGCGCTACAGCAAAAAGCGTTAAATCTACAGTCAGATCTAAATACCCGTCCTCTAACCATTGCCGTATTTGGAGTGGGGTCAGCGGGAAAAACAGCGCTAATCAACGGGCTTTTAGAGCAATCCGTCGGTGAGATAGGCGCCGCTATGGGTACAACACAAGTTCAGCACGCCTATGCCTGGACGATACCCAACAGTTCTAGAAACATTCAAATTATAGATACGCCCGGTATTGCAGAAGTCGGCATTGCTGGCACAGAGCGGGAAGCAGAAGCTCGCAGAACCGCGGCCGAAGCCGATTTAGTTATATTTGTGCTTGACGACGACCTGCGGCAAGCAGAATATACCGTCTTGAAAACGTTGATGGACGTAGGCAAGCGGGTGTTGGTAGTGCTCAACAAAGCCGATCGCTACGTTGAAGCCGACTTAGAAGCATTGCTAGACCGCCTGCGATCGCGCCTTGTGCCACCCCTCAACCCCGATGATGTCGTTGCCGTGGCGGCACTACCCCAGCCACTGCCCCAGGTAGGCGGTGGTTGGCTGCAAATGCAGCCTAATCTCTTACCCCTAAAGACACGTCTCGCCGACCTACTCCGCCAAGAAGGCGAAACCTTGATCGCTGACAACCTGTTGCTACAAACCCAGCAGCTTGGAGAAACAGCTCGGCAGATGATCAATGACCAAAGGCAGATCCAAGCCGAGACCATTATCGACCGCTACCAGTGGCTTGGGGCCGGGGCGATCGCAGTTACCCCCCTGCCCGGCCTTGACTTTTTAGCTACAGCCGCTATCAATGCCCAAATGGTTGTTGAACTGAGTCAAGTTTATGGCTGTGAGGTCAGCCTAGAAGAAGGAAAAGCCCTAGCTCTGTCAGTAGCTAAAACACTAGCCGGTCTAGGGTTAGTCAAAGGCACTGTAGACCTATTAGCCATAGGATTGCAAACCAATTTAGCTACCGTGATTGCCGGGCGCGCATTAAAAGGAGCCAGCGGTGCTTACCTAACCCGTATTGCTGGCAAAAGCTTTGTAGAGTATTTTCGCCACAATCAAAGTTGGGGAGACGATGGGATGGGTGCGGTTGTCGAGCAGCAGTTTCGCCTCAACCAGCGCGATGCTGTCATGAAAGCGTTTATCAAAGAGGCAATTGCTCGAATCACACCAACAGTCCAAGGGTAA
- a CDS encoding RNA-binding protein encodes MTIYIGNLSFQASEDDIKSIFAEYGEVTRISLPIDRETGRKRGFAFVDMADEAKEDQAISELDGAEWLGRELRVNKARPRTDNGGPDRSNRSDRFSHNPL; translated from the coding sequence GTGACTATCTACATTGGGAACTTGTCCTTTCAGGCTTCTGAGGACGACATCAAAAGCATTTTCGCTGAATACGGTGAGGTCACCCGTATTAGCCTACCTATCGATCGCGAAACCGGTCGCAAGCGTGGCTTTGCATTTGTCGACATGGCTGACGAAGCTAAAGAAGACCAGGCTATCTCCGAACTAGATGGAGCCGAGTGGCTGGGTCGCGAATTGCGCGTTAATAAGGCCCGTCCTCGCACCGATAATGGCGGTCCCGATCGCTCCAATCGCAGCGATCGGTTCTCCCACAACCCGCTCTAA
- a CDS encoding leucyl aminopeptidase, translated as MEFHASNTPLLDWSGDALIIGLSEDALPLSGTLAELNSRVSGLLQDLIDDVEFTGKDGATAITRVGSGASFRKLGLVGLGASSAMTADTLRRAAAAAARLAKKEKSASLGLSMPLVQNDPALTTQALAEGVSLALHQDNRFKSEDKNGKKNGKAPVEHIHLLDLAGQESSLQTAQAICDGVILARELVSAPANIVTPEALAQTAQDIATAHGLELEILEQADCEALGMGAYLGVAKASDLPAKFIHLTYRPAGTPARKLAIIGKGLTFDSGGLNIKGAGSGIEMMKIDMGGAAAMLGAAKAIAQLKPNTEVHFISAAAENMISGRAMRPGDILTASNGKTIEVNNTDAEGRLTLADALVFAEKLGVDAIVDLATLTGACIIALGDDIAGLFSENDELAGAIAAAAEAAGEKFWRLPMEEKYFDGLKSIVADMKNTGPRPGGSITAALFLKQFVTSTPWVHLDVAGPVWTEKESGYNNPGGTGFGVRTLVNWVLRQDA; from the coding sequence ATGGAATTTCACGCCTCTAACACTCCCCTTCTAGACTGGTCTGGCGACGCCCTGATCATTGGCCTCAGCGAAGACGCCCTGCCCCTTAGCGGCACCCTGGCCGAGCTCAACAGCCGCGTCTCTGGCCTGCTGCAAGACCTGATCGACGATGTTGAATTCACCGGCAAAGACGGGGCCACCGCCATCACCCGCGTGGGCAGTGGGGCCAGCTTCCGCAAGCTAGGGCTGGTTGGTCTAGGGGCTAGCAGTGCCATGACGGCCGACACATTGCGCCGCGCCGCCGCCGCCGCTGCCCGCCTCGCCAAAAAAGAAAAATCGGCCTCCCTCGGCCTAAGCATGCCCCTTGTGCAGAACGATCCGGCCCTCACCACCCAGGCCCTAGCTGAAGGCGTCAGCCTAGCCCTTCACCAAGACAACCGCTTCAAGTCGGAGGATAAAAACGGCAAAAAGAACGGTAAAGCCCCCGTCGAACATATTCACCTGCTCGATTTAGCCGGGCAAGAAAGCAGTCTTCAAACCGCCCAAGCGATCTGCGATGGCGTTATTTTGGCCCGTGAACTGGTGTCGGCCCCGGCTAACATTGTTACCCCAGAAGCCCTAGCCCAAACCGCCCAGGACATCGCTACAGCCCATGGCCTAGAGCTAGAGATCCTAGAGCAAGCCGACTGCGAAGCGCTGGGCATGGGTGCCTACCTAGGAGTAGCTAAGGCCTCCGACCTACCGGCCAAGTTTATTCACCTTACCTATAGGCCTGCCGGTACACCCGCTCGCAAGCTGGCTATTATCGGCAAGGGGCTCACCTTCGACTCCGGCGGTCTCAATATTAAGGGTGCGGGCAGCGGCATCGAAATGATGAAAATTGACATGGGCGGCGCCGCCGCTATGCTCGGAGCCGCCAAGGCGATCGCCCAGCTCAAGCCTAATACCGAAGTTCACTTCATCAGCGCCGCCGCTGAAAACATGATCAGCGGTCGAGCGATGCGCCCCGGCGACATTCTCACCGCCTCTAACGGCAAAACCATCGAAGTCAATAACACCGACGCTGAGGGTCGCCTCACCCTGGCTGATGCCCTGGTGTTTGCCGAAAAGCTGGGCGTAGATGCGATCGTTGACTTGGCTACCCTCACCGGAGCCTGCATCATTGCCCTAGGCGACGATATTGCCGGACTGTTTAGCGAAAATGATGAGCTAGCAGGGGCGATCGCCGCTGCCGCCGAAGCCGCTGGCGAAAAGTTCTGGCGTCTGCCCATGGAAGAAAAATACTTTGACGGGCTTAAGTCCATTGTGGCCGACATGAAAAACACCGGTCCCCGCCCCGGCGGATCTATCACAGCCGCCCTCTTCCTTAAGCAGTTTGTCACCTCCACTCCCTGGGTTCACCTCGACGTAGCCGGCCCCGTGTGGACCGAGAAAGAAAGCGGTTACAACAACCCCGGCGGCACAGGCTTTGGAGTACGAACCCTAGTGAACTGGGTGCTTAGACAAGATGCTTAG
- a CDS encoding transglycosylase SLT domain-containing protein: MVKRLKAKLPLVAIAGLGALSLGMAAALVNTVSSPGDSTTILEESLLPGLGRSPALDADDPVLALALQPAEQRQEALVALADGGDALSQSRARYLLALDLIAQDRGGSAIPLLEGLEKEYPAMAPYVALALAQAQRAAGQAEAAQQTQQRLLKEYEKNGAIAPLLFELGQQDPAYWDRLVQQFPNHPKAVEVAHQRLTANPNRADTLPLLMIMARAGLYHPNAGAALLRLKTEFASQLSPEDWQTVGFGFWRIDSYGNAGTAYAQAPPSPRNLYRAARGAQVSGQRDRAIALYSRLDQQFPDAPETATGLLRLAQSVPDEAALGVLDQVVSRFPERAAAALLERAKILDKLNSTESAQGTRELILKEYRDSDAAADIRLQNALNAAEQGDLTMAVSWGGDVLKYSPDSDLAADAGYWVGKWGRQLGQNEVAQTALESVIARHPESYYAWRSAVALGWNVGDFQSVRSQTPAVTPPAHRTPLPTGSDTLQELYLLGQDQRAWEQWQMEYVNYQDPTPEEQFVDGLMRLGTNDNINGIYQVSSLSLAEDPKDIEVVRELKQRPDFWHGVYPMPYKGLITTWAADRQLNPLLVAALMRQESRFEAKIRSGVGAAGLMQVMPATAEWIKGKAGLESYDLNNPEDNVKLGTWYLDYTHAEYDNHSLFAVASYNAGPGAVASWINKGGFVDADDFAEKIPYPETKGYVQSVFGGYWNYLRLYDPAIAAQVETLQKRHRGFRG, encoded by the coding sequence ATGGTGAAACGGTTAAAGGCGAAGCTGCCCCTGGTGGCGATCGCGGGGCTTGGTGCCCTGTCTTTGGGGATGGCCGCTGCTCTGGTGAATACGGTGTCGTCACCGGGCGACTCTACAACAATCTTGGAAGAATCACTGCTGCCGGGCCTGGGGCGATCGCCGGCTTTAGATGCCGATGACCCGGTGCTGGCCCTCGCCCTACAGCCTGCTGAGCAGCGCCAAGAGGCGCTGGTGGCCCTGGCCGATGGGGGAGATGCGCTCAGCCAAAGCCGAGCGCGCTATCTGCTGGCGCTAGATTTAATTGCCCAAGATCGCGGCGGTAGTGCGATTCCCCTGCTAGAGGGGCTGGAGAAAGAGTACCCGGCGATGGCCCCCTACGTGGCGCTGGCGCTAGCCCAGGCCCAGCGGGCAGCTGGGCAGGCCGAGGCCGCCCAGCAAACCCAGCAGCGCCTGCTGAAAGAGTATGAGAAGAATGGCGCGATCGCCCCGCTGCTCTTTGAACTGGGTCAGCAAGACCCAGCCTACTGGGATCGCCTGGTGCAGCAGTTCCCCAACCATCCCAAAGCGGTAGAGGTGGCCCACCAGCGGCTGACCGCTAACCCAAACCGGGCCGACACCCTGCCGCTGCTGATGATTATGGCGCGCGCCGGGCTGTATCACCCTAATGCTGGGGCGGCTCTGCTGCGGCTCAAAACTGAGTTTGCTAGCCAGCTTAGCCCGGAAGATTGGCAGACCGTGGGCTTTGGATTTTGGCGAATCGACAGCTATGGCAACGCAGGGACGGCCTACGCCCAGGCTCCGCCATCGCCCCGCAACCTCTACCGGGCGGCGCGAGGAGCCCAGGTGAGCGGCCAGCGCGATCGCGCGATCGCCCTCTACAGTAGGCTCGATCAGCAGTTTCCCGACGCGCCCGAAACCGCCACCGGGCTGTTGCGTCTGGCCCAGAGCGTGCCCGACGAAGCGGCCCTCGGGGTGCTCGATCAGGTGGTCAGCCGCTTTCCCGAGCGGGCGGCAGCAGCGCTGCTGGAGCGGGCCAAAATTCTCGACAAGTTAAACAGCACTGAATCGGCCCAGGGCACCCGCGAGCTAATTCTCAAGGAGTATCGAGACTCCGATGCAGCAGCCGACATTCGCCTGCAAAATGCCCTCAATGCCGCCGAGCAGGGTGACCTGACCATGGCCGTCAGCTGGGGTGGCGACGTGCTCAAGTACAGCCCCGACAGTGATCTGGCTGCCGATGCTGGATACTGGGTAGGCAAATGGGGCCGGCAGTTAGGTCAAAATGAGGTGGCGCAAACTGCCCTCGAAAGCGTGATTGCCCGCCATCCGGAGTCGTACTACGCCTGGCGGTCGGCGGTCGCCCTGGGCTGGAATGTGGGCGACTTTCAATCGGTGCGATCGCAAACTCCGGCGGTGACCCCGCCTGCCCACCGCACCCCACTCCCTACGGGTTCTGACACACTGCAAGAGCTTTACCTGCTGGGGCAAGACCAGCGAGCCTGGGAGCAGTGGCAGATGGAGTACGTCAACTACCAAGACCCCACGCCGGAAGAGCAGTTTGTCGATGGGCTGATGCGGTTGGGAACCAACGACAACATCAACGGCATTTACCAGGTATCGAGCCTTAGCCTGGCCGAGGATCCCAAAGACATTGAGGTAGTTCGCGAGCTCAAGCAGCGCCCCGACTTTTGGCATGGAGTCTATCCGATGCCCTACAAAGGTTTGATTACCACCTGGGCGGCAGATCGTCAGCTCAACCCTCTGCTGGTGGCGGCGCTTATGCGCCAGGAGTCGCGCTTTGAGGCCAAAATTCGCTCTGGGGTGGGGGCGGCGGGCCTTATGCAGGTGATGCCAGCTACCGCCGAGTGGATCAAGGGGAAAGCAGGGCTAGAAAGCTATGACCTCAACAACCCTGAAGACAACGTTAAGCTGGGCACCTGGTACCTCGACTACACCCACGCCGAGTACGACAACCACTCGCTGTTTGCGGTGGCCAGCTACAACGCTGGACCGGGCGCTGTAGCGAGTTGGATCAACAAGGGCGGCTTTGTTGATGCTGACGACTTTGCTGAGAAAATTCCGTACCCCGAGACGAAGGGCTATGTGCAATCGGTGTTTGGCGGCTACTGGAACTATCTGCGGCTGTACGATCCGGCGATCGCTGCTCAAGTCGAAACCCTGCAAAAGCGCCATCGCGGTTTTAGGGGCTAG
- the dacB gene encoding D-alanyl-D-alanine carboxypeptidase/D-alanyl-D-alanine-endopeptidase, which produces MVKLPRIESVGLGIALGLLSTTFPTAAAFAALCPAQLTTQLDSAFSQPPLDQAYTGMVLQTQGQNRRTLYNRNGDRLFTPASNIKLLTTAAAAHQLGGYYRLRTSVYGTPGPGGSTALRVVGRGDPSLTTAQIDSLVQQLTQAGVNQVSRLTIDDSYFPGFATNPTWEWEDAQFAYAAPVNSLIFNRNAIALQLSPTQVGSPLAVVWPQPLPADSLPVANNSTTVAAGAPATPLALWRTGDSPTIRLTGQLTQGSSSQTLNLAVLNPAQQFAAAMEQALQRQSVAVGQTVIVQTPAPIADSELAAVESPSVRELMVLANRDSDNLYAEALFKTLGVTAGGNITEGDDVAEASQAGGEAVRAALAEIGVDATALRLADGSGLSRHNLVSPIALVETLQVMTTHPQGAVFRDSLAIAGRSGTLSNRLRGTVLEGRLQGKSGALTGNVALSGYVQPPNYEPLVFSLLINHSNQSATVLRQKIDQLLLLVAQLEEGC; this is translated from the coding sequence ATGGTGAAACTTCCACGGATTGAGTCTGTCGGCCTAGGGATTGCCTTAGGTCTGTTGAGCACAACCTTTCCCACTGCCGCTGCTTTCGCAGCCCTATGCCCAGCCCAGTTGACCACTCAGTTAGACAGCGCCTTTAGCCAGCCTCCTCTAGACCAGGCCTACACCGGGATGGTGCTGCAAACTCAGGGGCAAAATCGCCGTACGCTCTACAACCGCAACGGCGATCGCCTCTTTACACCAGCCTCTAACATCAAACTGCTAACCACGGCGGCGGCGGCTCACCAACTGGGGGGCTACTACCGCCTGCGCACTTCCGTCTATGGCACTCCTGGCCCAGGGGGAAGCACCGCGCTGCGGGTAGTAGGACGGGGTGATCCCAGTCTGACAACGGCGCAGATCGATAGTCTGGTGCAGCAATTGACCCAGGCTGGGGTAAATCAGGTCAGCCGCCTCACCATTGACGACTCATATTTTCCAGGGTTTGCTACTAACCCTACCTGGGAGTGGGAAGACGCCCAGTTTGCCTACGCGGCTCCGGTCAACAGCTTGATTTTCAACCGCAATGCGATCGCCCTACAACTGTCCCCCACCCAGGTGGGCAGTCCGCTAGCGGTGGTGTGGCCCCAGCCCTTACCCGCTGACTCGCTGCCAGTGGCAAACAATTCCACAACTGTGGCGGCTGGAGCACCCGCCACACCTTTAGCTCTTTGGCGCACGGGAGATTCGCCCACAATCCGGCTGACGGGACAGCTAACCCAGGGGAGCAGTTCCCAGACCCTGAATTTGGCGGTGCTAAATCCAGCCCAGCAGTTTGCGGCAGCCATGGAACAAGCCCTTCAGCGGCAGTCGGTGGCAGTGGGGCAAACGGTGATTGTGCAAACCCCAGCTCCGATCGCAGACTCAGAATTGGCAGCGGTAGAGTCTCCCTCTGTCCGGGAGCTTATGGTCTTGGCCAACCGCGATAGCGATAACCTTTACGCCGAGGCCCTGTTCAAAACCCTAGGGGTGACGGCAGGGGGGAATATCACCGAGGGGGACGATGTCGCGGAGGCAAGTCAGGCGGGGGGCGAGGCGGTTAGAGCGGCCCTGGCAGAGATCGGAGTAGATGCGACAGCCCTACGGCTGGCGGACGGTTCCGGGCTATCGAGGCACAACCTAGTGTCGCCGATCGCGCTGGTAGAGACCCTACAGGTGATGACCACCCATCCTCAAGGAGCCGTGTTTCGAGATTCGCTGGCGATCGCAGGCCGGAGCGGTACCCTGAGCAATCGGCTACGGGGCACTGTGCTAGAGGGGCGCTTGCAGGGTAAATCGGGGGCGCTGACCGGTAACGTAGCGCTGTCAGGCTACGTGCAGCCGCCCAACTATGAGCCTCTGGTGTTTAGCCTGTTGATCAACCATTCAAACCAGTCTGCCACGGTGCTGCGGCAAAAGATCGACCAACTGTTGCTGCTGGTGGCGCAGCTTGAAGAAGGCTGTTAG
- a CDS encoding peptide ligase PGM1-related protein gives MVTANEAAMATEPVRLQAGPSFQQLQQMLRDRWCSTDEFDTQERHVVVVPSLSLDQEELQKIEGVNHYEERLLFSLIRLRNPNTHLVYVTSQPLHPSIIDYYLELLPGIPSSHARDRLTLLSAYDSSGKPLSQKLLERPRLLNRIRKAINPDRAYMTCYNSTAWERDLALALGLPLLALDPDLLHWGTKSGSREIFRRCGIPHPIGSELVFDEASLAKVTAEVWEQDPNLKRMVIKLNEGFSGEGNALLDLRKLSAVAPGSAGHGDRVRALTEAFHTLSFQSDIETWEHFSAKIPVLGAIAEAFVEGDHKESPSVQGRITPLGEVEILSTHDQELGGPDGQIFLGCSFPARPDYRLEIQDMGQRVGEELARQGALERYGVDFIAVAKGDPKAPQWDLQAIEINLRKGGTTHPLMAMKMLTEGRFHQADGLFYTKQEQVRYYRASDNLQKPHYKGLLPSDLMDIIVAKQLHFNSISGVGAAFHLMGCLSEYGKVGLTCIGTSPNHAREIYDQVVAALDESTM, from the coding sequence ATGGTGACGGCGAACGAGGCGGCTATGGCTACAGAACCGGTGCGCTTGCAGGCTGGGCCCAGCTTTCAGCAACTACAGCAGATGCTGCGCGATCGCTGGTGTTCAACCGACGAATTTGACACCCAGGAACGGCACGTGGTGGTGGTGCCCTCCCTCAGCCTCGATCAGGAGGAGCTGCAGAAAATTGAGGGGGTGAACCACTACGAAGAACGGCTGCTGTTTTCGCTGATTCGGCTGCGCAACCCAAACACGCACCTGGTCTATGTCACCTCCCAGCCGCTGCACCCCAGCATCATCGATTACTATCTAGAGCTGCTGCCGGGCATTCCCAGTTCCCACGCGCGCGATCGCCTCACCCTGCTGTCGGCCTACGATAGCTCGGGCAAGCCCCTCAGCCAAAAGCTGCTAGAGCGCCCCCGCCTGCTCAACCGCATTCGCAAGGCGATCAATCCCGATCGCGCCTACATGACCTGCTACAACTCCACCGCCTGGGAGCGCGATCTGGCCCTGGCCCTGGGGTTGCCTCTGCTGGCTCTCGACCCCGACCTACTGCACTGGGGCACCAAGAGCGGCAGCCGCGAAATTTTTAGACGCTGTGGCATTCCCCACCCAATTGGCAGTGAGCTAGTGTTCGACGAAGCATCTCTAGCCAAGGTCACCGCCGAAGTGTGGGAGCAAGACCCCAACCTCAAGCGCATGGTGATCAAGCTCAACGAAGGCTTCTCAGGGGAAGGTAACGCGCTTTTAGATCTGCGGAAATTGTCGGCCGTGGCTCCGGGCAGCGCGGGCCATGGCGATCGCGTTCGGGCCTTAACCGAAGCCTTCCACACCCTGAGCTTTCAGAGTGATATCGAAACTTGGGAGCATTTCTCGGCCAAAATCCCGGTGCTCGGGGCGATCGCCGAAGCTTTTGTCGAAGGTGACCACAAAGAATCTCCCAGCGTGCAGGGCCGCATCACCCCCCTCGGCGAGGTCGAAATTCTCTCCACCCACGACCAAGAACTGGGCGGTCCCGATGGACAGATCTTCCTCGGTTGCTCCTTCCCAGCTCGGCCTGACTACCGGCTTGAGATTCAAGATATGGGCCAGCGCGTTGGTGAAGAACTGGCTCGCCAAGGTGCCCTAGAGCGCTACGGCGTCGATTTTATTGCCGTCGCCAAGGGTGATCCCAAAGCCCCTCAGTGGGATCTCCAGGCGATCGAGATCAACCTGCGTAAAGGCGGCACCACCCATCCCCTCATGGCCATGAAAATGCTTACTGAGGGCCGCTTTCATCAAGCTGACGGGCTGTTTTATACCAAGCAAGAGCAGGTGCGCTACTACCGCGCCTCCGACAACCTGCAAAAGCCCCACTACAAAGGTCTGCTGCCCAGCGATTTGATGGATATCATCGTGGCTAAACAGCTGCACTTTAACTCGATCAGCGGCGTGGGGGCCGCCTTTCACCTGATGGGCTGCCTGTCGGAGTACGGCAAGGTTGGCCTCACCTGCATTGGCACGAGCCCCAACCACGCCCGCGAAATCTACGACCAGGTAGTGGCAGCTCTAGACGAATCTACAATGTGA